The DNA window TTAGATTTTTCACGAAAATCTGCACTTTTTTTTAATGGTTCAGTCTCAGCTGCGGCCAAGTCGACTGTTGACATATGAATAGAATTCGGGGTTTTAGATCTACTCGGTTCATACGACATCTCAACAACTAAGGATAATTTAGGGAAAAGCGAGTCCTTCGGgacttatttaaaaaaaaggatTGAGATATCAATTTATGTAAATATCTCTgtattttaagtttaaaattgatTAACCCTTCTTCACTCCTCTAAACTTCTTCATTTTACTTTCCACCCTACGCAGCAGTCGACTTCACTCGTTTTCCCGTCGACTAAATCCGTGCTTGTGAATCGACGAAACACttcttcaattattttttttgcaaCGCATCCGAGAAGTGGCTGACCAAAATATGGTATGTTTACTTTTTTTCTGATATTTGATTCTTTGTGCGTGTGTTGAGAAAGAAATGGTAGAACCGTCGTGTTGAGGAAGAAAAGGTGCGTGTTTTGAGACGTTGAGGGCGTTGGTCGACCAACCCTCGCTTGGTCGACCAAGAAGGCCTGGTCGACGAAGAAGTTGTGGCCGACCAAACGTTGGGTTGGTCGACCAAGAGTAGGTTTGTCGACCAAGCGTGGGTTGGTCGACCAATTTGTGACAGGTATATTTGCCGAGAAAACTAGGCAGGGATGCAATTTTTCGCTGCAAGCTGACCCTCGAATCAAGATATAAAGAGGTTTCGGAGAAGATTTTTCACTACCTCAACAATGACGAGAGAGCCCTTTTTTTGGAGCAGTCTCCTTTTGGTAATTTAGTTAGGTATCATAGAGATTTAAATATTTCTAGTCAAATTATGTGGTATTTGATGAGTAATCAGATAGTTGACACGGGTAGTGATGAGTTTTGGATGGTGGTGCTCAAGAGGCCGGTTAGATTTTTTTGTTAGAGTATTGTTTAATAACCGGCCTCGATTGCGGTACAGAGCCTGTAGATGTATCAGAGGGAGGTGTCTTTGGCTCCAGACACTTTGGCGGTAAGTCTGAGATTGTTTTGAGTGAATTGGAGGCAAAGATGAGTGTTCAAGTGCAGAATGAGACTGGTGTAGACGTGGAGAAGTTAAAGATGGCTAGTCTTTACTTATGTTGTTTTGTGTTCGGTGAGGGGACTAGGAAAAAAACGAATAAGATCGACCCTAAATACCTGAGGCTTATAGATGATTTGGATAGGTTTAAAAGCTATCCGTGGGGTAGAGTAGCCTTTCGTGATGCGGTCCGATGTTTGAAGAAGGACCTTTTAGGGCGATATAATTACCTCACCGAGGCACATGGTCGGAAAGAAGTTGATGGCAGCTTCCTTGTCGGTGGTTTTGTGCTGCCTCTGCAGgtatattaatttttgaatgTTAAAACTGgatttgttatatttatttctccTAATAACATTGTTCTAAATTTATGTTACAGATCCTCGCTTATGAATATTATCCGAGCGTGGCACAAAAGTTTGTAAGGAAAAGAGATGTGGACGGTTTGATGTTACCCAGAATGTTTCAGTGGGTGACTAACACGTGGCCGTCAAACCGTGCCCCAACTGCTGTTGATGTCACTGCAGCCTTTGGTAATTCTGCTATAGATGTAACTAATATGAAttgatttgatataataaatatgtacttaatttttaattaatctgatacgttattaattaaatgtaggATTGTCTTGGATGTTTGACTCCTACTCCCGAGGAGCTCGTTTCAGCGTATTATACGACCGGGAATTTTGTTGATTCTGCGCCCGATGCGGTCACCACTCGGGTACTCGAGCTTTGGAGACAGGGTCAGATAGTCATATGTAGCGAGCACCCTCTGGAGTCTCCCTCAGTCCAGCACATGCATCCCGCACATTCACCTCCCTCTGTCCAGCACACGCCTTCTGCACATGTATCTCCTGACGTTTCCGGCACCCGTTCTGGTGATCTCAATAGATCTAGCTCTAGCACCAGTTCTCCTATGCGTACGAGTCCTAGAGTCCACTTTGGACTCAATCCTTCCCGCCGCCCATCACCCTTGGAGCATCATTTCGAGCGGCGATTGACTGCGTTGGAGGATTCCATTATGTCCATGCATGTTAAGATGTCAGCAGAATTTATATAGACCAGAGCGTCTATCAGGAGTATAAATCAAGCTCTAGTTGACTTGAAATCGAGTTTCAATCTTGGTCTCGATGAGTTGAGATTGATTTTGACTAAACAGATTAGAGCTGGTTTTGCTGAGATGAGGTCTAACATGCCAGTGCAGCAGGAGAGAGATTATAGCATAGCCTATACCAGAGGGCGGAAGAGGAAAGCATCCGAGGCAGATTTTGGTgagttaattttattaattatatttatgtttatgtaatataatgatttagtacaattctcataattattttaatttgtttaatGTACGCTTTTAGGGTTGGATGATATTCTGACCAGGGAAATTGGCAGTACTAGCCAAACACTACATATATTTGAGCCTAACCTTCCGGTCATTATAGAGCAGTTCTCAGAAGGTGAGTTAATGCACttttttgatttgatatttttGTATAGTATATTAAACAacaaactttttatttttagatattCAAGTTACTCCGGATTCGCGTAAGTCAGGTGGCGAGGCGACCACGTCGAGAGGTCATTACACTAAACCTTGTCTAttcatatttgcattaaagttcttgttattttaatttgttGAATGTACGCTGTTAGGTGTGGCTGATAATATGGGTAAGGAAATTGGCAGTAGTAGCCAAACCCAACAGATATTTGAGCATAACCTTCAAGGCATTCCAGAGGAGTCCGCAGGAGGTGAGGTAATgcacattttttatatttatatttatgtatagTATATTAAACAATATACTTTATGTTTTTAGATATAAAAGTGACTCCAGATGCGCATATGTCAGGAGGCGAGGCGATCACGTCGAGAGGTTATTAAACTATACCTTGTATATTGttcatatttgcattaaagttGTTACAATTGATCATTTTATAGATGAAGGTGTGAGGCCACTTGCGGAGACCGTGACACTGAAGGTAAACAACTCGCTTGCGCGAGTTAGGGCATCGATGCTCGACCGTTCGCCTAGTAGGATTCGAGGTTTTTACGCCGAATATGAGAAGTCTTTCTACGGACCCATGGCGATCGCAAACTCGCGTGTCACTTTCTCTgtaagcttttaaataaatcttttataagtttaaatttgtagagaatttcttttaaaacattgaaaacTTTTTGTTATGTTGAATTCAGCACTTCGGCGAAGCTCTCCGTGGATTGCTTGGGATGCAGATCCGACATCCTGAAGTGATGTCGGCAGATGATTCGTTGATGGACGGACATTTCTACGGTGCGATTTCAGTTTTGGCCGAAGATAAAGATATCGATTTCAAAATAAATCTGGCACGGATTGTGAGCAAAGTCAAAGGTAGTGATCCAGAATGGCCGTGTCTCTCGTGGGAAAAGGCACGAAGAATTCTCATCCCTGTCTACACAGATCGGCGCTGGTTTTTGCTAAAACTCGTGACAGGGGTGAATAAGTGCATTATATATGACTTGCTGCGAAGGCACGATCCCAAATTCAAAGATTTGAATGAAGAAATAGAGCCTATACTTATAAACGCCGCTCGTCTGCTATCCACTGTTGGGAACAACCCACACCCCGAGAGGCCATGGAATATAAAATTACATGATGAATTCCGTGCCAAGATTATACAGTGCGTTGTCAACtttccatttaaaatataataacttcattattattttttttaatgttacaataaatattaacttctcatttttttttctttttcacagTGAAGATTTTGGTCGACCGCTAGATTTTTTGGTCGACCACGCTAGCTTTTTGGTCGACCATTAGCTTTTTTGGTCGACCACCACTGTCCTTTTGGTCGACCAATGTGCTTTAGGTTTTAGGGCTTAGGGTTTTAAGAGTTTAGGGTTTACGGTTTAGGGTTTAGACCTGTTAATTCAcgatttaaattatgtgttttaaATTACAATCTCAGTATTttgttacattttaaaaaatatgattatgTTATATGAACCGTTTAATCACAATCGAaccattttgttatattttaaaaaatatgaatcgCAATT is part of the Primulina tabacum isolate GXHZ01 chromosome 18, ASM2559414v2, whole genome shotgun sequence genome and encodes:
- the LOC142532271 gene encoding uncharacterized protein LOC142532271, whose protein sequence is MFLDIKVTPDAHMSGGEAITSRDEGVRPLAETVTLKVNNSLARVRASMLDRSPSRIRGFYAEYEKSFYGPMAIANSRVTFSHFGEALRGLLGMQIRHPEVMSADDSLMDGHFYGAISVLAEDKDIDFKINLARIVSKVKGSDPEWPCLSWEKARRILIPVYTDRRWFLLKLVTGVNKCIIYDLLRRHDPKFKDLNEEIEPILINAARLLSTVGNNPHPERPWNIKLHDEFRAKIIHEDFGRPLDFLVDHASFLVDH